In the genome of Gadus morhua chromosome 12, gadMor3.0, whole genome shotgun sequence, one region contains:
- the mbd3b gene encoding methyl-CpG-binding domain protein 3b isoform X4 yields the protein MDKNDPSGKKFRSKPQLARYLGNQMDLSSFDFRTGKMLMSKLNKNRQRLRYDNNSQNKGKPDLNTSLPVRQTASIFKQPVTKVTNHPSNKVKTDPQKAVDQPRQLFWEKKLSGLNAYDVAEELVKTMELPKGLQGVGPGCTDKTLLSAIASALHTSAAPITGQLSAAVEKNPGVWLNTSQPLCKAFIVTDEDIRKQEELVYSVRKRLEEALMADMLAHVEEAGSDGESPKEEGSAGEETEAV from the exons ATGGATAAAAACGA TCCCTCCGGGAAGAAGTTCCGGAGTAAACCTCAACTGGCCCGTTACCTTGGTAACCAGATGGACCTCAGCTCGTTTGACTTCCGCACAGGGAAGATGCTAATGAGCAAGCTCAACAAGAACCGCCAGAGACTACGCTATGACAACAACAGCCAGAATAAG GGCAAGCCTGACTTGAACACGTCGCTCCCAGTCCGACAGacggcgtccatctttaagcaGCCGGTTACCAAGGTTACCAATCACCCTAGCAACAAAGTCAAAACAGACCCGCAGAAGGCTGTTGACCAGCCCAGACAG CTGTTCTGGGAGAAGAAGCTGAGCGGGCTGAATGCATACGACGTAGCGGAGGAGCTGGTTAAGACCATGGAGCTGCCTAAGGGCCTACAAG GGGTGGGTCCCGGCTGCACCGACAAGACCCTCCTGTCCGCCATCGCCAGCGCGCTGCACACCAGCGCGGCACCCATCACGGGCCAGCTGTCTGCGGCCGTGGAGAAGAACCCCGGGGTGTGGCTCAACACCTCCCAGCCCCTCTGCAAGGCCTTCATCGTCACGGACGAGGACATCAG gaaACAGGAGGAGCTGGTGTACAGCGTAAGGAAGCGGCTGGAGGAGGCGCTCATGGCCGACATGCTGGCCCACGTCGAGGAGGCGGGCAGCGACGGGGAGTCCCCCAAGGAGGAGGGCAGTGCcggggaggagacggaggccgTATAG
- the mbd3b gene encoding methyl-CpG-binding domain protein 3b isoform X2 codes for MDKNDRGEEQDDEQRRERGEAGRLYSLCPSGKKFRSKPQLARYLGNQMDLSSFDFRTGKMLMSKLNKNRQRLRYDNNSQNKGKPDLNTSLPVRQTASIFKQPVTKVTNHPSNKVKTDPQKAVDQPRQLFWEKKLSGLNAYDVAEELVKTMELPKGLQGVGPGCTDKTLLSAIASALHTSAAPITGQLSAAVEKNPGVWLNTSQPLCKAFIVTDEDIRKQEELVYSVRKRLEEALMADMLAHVEEAGSDGESPKEEGSAGEETEAV; via the exons ATGGATAAAAACGA cagaggagaagagcaaGATGATGAACagaggcgagagaggggggaggcgggtcGGTTGTATAGTTTGTG TCCCTCCGGGAAGAAGTTCCGGAGTAAACCTCAACTGGCCCGTTACCTTGGTAACCAGATGGACCTCAGCTCGTTTGACTTCCGCACAGGGAAGATGCTAATGAGCAAGCTCAACAAGAACCGCCAGAGACTACGCTATGACAACAACAGCCAGAATAAG GGCAAGCCTGACTTGAACACGTCGCTCCCAGTCCGACAGacggcgtccatctttaagcaGCCGGTTACCAAGGTTACCAATCACCCTAGCAACAAAGTCAAAACAGACCCGCAGAAGGCTGTTGACCAGCCCAGACAG CTGTTCTGGGAGAAGAAGCTGAGCGGGCTGAATGCATACGACGTAGCGGAGGAGCTGGTTAAGACCATGGAGCTGCCTAAGGGCCTACAAG GGGTGGGTCCCGGCTGCACCGACAAGACCCTCCTGTCCGCCATCGCCAGCGCGCTGCACACCAGCGCGGCACCCATCACGGGCCAGCTGTCTGCGGCCGTGGAGAAGAACCCCGGGGTGTGGCTCAACACCTCCCAGCCCCTCTGCAAGGCCTTCATCGTCACGGACGAGGACATCAG gaaACAGGAGGAGCTGGTGTACAGCGTAAGGAAGCGGCTGGAGGAGGCGCTCATGGCCGACATGCTGGCCCACGTCGAGGAGGCGGGCAGCGACGGGGAGTCCCCCAAGGAGGAGGGCAGTGCcggggaggagacggaggccgTATAG
- the mbd3b gene encoding methyl-CpG-binding domain protein 3b isoform X3, producing MDKNEGEEQDDEQRRERGEAGRLYSLCPSGKKFRSKPQLARYLGNQMDLSSFDFRTGKMLMSKLNKNRQRLRYDNNSQNKGKPDLNTSLPVRQTASIFKQPVTKVTNHPSNKVKTDPQKAVDQPRQLFWEKKLSGLNAYDVAEELVKTMELPKGLQGVGPGCTDKTLLSAIASALHTSAAPITGQLSAAVEKNPGVWLNTSQPLCKAFIVTDEDIRKQEELVYSVRKRLEEALMADMLAHVEEAGSDGESPKEEGSAGEETEAV from the exons ATGGATAAAAACGA aggagaagagcaaGATGATGAACagaggcgagagaggggggaggcgggtcGGTTGTATAGTTTGTG TCCCTCCGGGAAGAAGTTCCGGAGTAAACCTCAACTGGCCCGTTACCTTGGTAACCAGATGGACCTCAGCTCGTTTGACTTCCGCACAGGGAAGATGCTAATGAGCAAGCTCAACAAGAACCGCCAGAGACTACGCTATGACAACAACAGCCAGAATAAG GGCAAGCCTGACTTGAACACGTCGCTCCCAGTCCGACAGacggcgtccatctttaagcaGCCGGTTACCAAGGTTACCAATCACCCTAGCAACAAAGTCAAAACAGACCCGCAGAAGGCTGTTGACCAGCCCAGACAG CTGTTCTGGGAGAAGAAGCTGAGCGGGCTGAATGCATACGACGTAGCGGAGGAGCTGGTTAAGACCATGGAGCTGCCTAAGGGCCTACAAG GGGTGGGTCCCGGCTGCACCGACAAGACCCTCCTGTCCGCCATCGCCAGCGCGCTGCACACCAGCGCGGCACCCATCACGGGCCAGCTGTCTGCGGCCGTGGAGAAGAACCCCGGGGTGTGGCTCAACACCTCCCAGCCCCTCTGCAAGGCCTTCATCGTCACGGACGAGGACATCAG gaaACAGGAGGAGCTGGTGTACAGCGTAAGGAAGCGGCTGGAGGAGGCGCTCATGGCCGACATGCTGGCCCACGTCGAGGAGGCGGGCAGCGACGGGGAGTCCCCCAAGGAGGAGGGCAGTGCcggggaggagacggaggccgTATAG
- the mbd3b gene encoding methyl-CpG-binding domain protein 3b isoform X1 — protein MEKKRWDCSALPKGWKMEEVTRKSGLSAGKSDVYYFSPSGKKFRSKPQLARYLGNQMDLSSFDFRTGKMLMSKLNKNRQRLRYDNNSQNKGKPDLNTSLPVRQTASIFKQPVTKVTNHPSNKVKTDPQKAVDQPRQLFWEKKLSGLNAYDVAEELVKTMELPKGLQGVGPGCTDKTLLSAIASALHTSAAPITGQLSAAVEKNPGVWLNTSQPLCKAFIVTDEDIRKQEELVYSVRKRLEEALMADMLAHVEEAGSDGESPKEEGSAGEETEAV, from the exons atggagaagaaaaggtGGGATTGCTCTGCTCTCCCCAAGGGCTGGAAAATGGAAGAAGTGACCAGAAAGTCGGGTTTGTCAGCTGGAAAAAGCGATGTCTATTATTTTAG TCCCTCCGGGAAGAAGTTCCGGAGTAAACCTCAACTGGCCCGTTACCTTGGTAACCAGATGGACCTCAGCTCGTTTGACTTCCGCACAGGGAAGATGCTAATGAGCAAGCTCAACAAGAACCGCCAGAGACTACGCTATGACAACAACAGCCAGAATAAG GGCAAGCCTGACTTGAACACGTCGCTCCCAGTCCGACAGacggcgtccatctttaagcaGCCGGTTACCAAGGTTACCAATCACCCTAGCAACAAAGTCAAAACAGACCCGCAGAAGGCTGTTGACCAGCCCAGACAG CTGTTCTGGGAGAAGAAGCTGAGCGGGCTGAATGCATACGACGTAGCGGAGGAGCTGGTTAAGACCATGGAGCTGCCTAAGGGCCTACAAG GGGTGGGTCCCGGCTGCACCGACAAGACCCTCCTGTCCGCCATCGCCAGCGCGCTGCACACCAGCGCGGCACCCATCACGGGCCAGCTGTCTGCGGCCGTGGAGAAGAACCCCGGGGTGTGGCTCAACACCTCCCAGCCCCTCTGCAAGGCCTTCATCGTCACGGACGAGGACATCAG gaaACAGGAGGAGCTGGTGTACAGCGTAAGGAAGCGGCTGGAGGAGGCGCTCATGGCCGACATGCTGGCCCACGTCGAGGAGGCGGGCAGCGACGGGGAGTCCCCCAAGGAGGAGGGCAGTGCcggggaggagacggaggccgTATAG
- the mbd3b gene encoding methyl-CpG-binding domain protein 3b isoform X5 produces MEKKSPSGKKFRSKPQLARYLGNQMDLSSFDFRTGKMLMSKLNKNRQRLRYDNNSQNKGKPDLNTSLPVRQTASIFKQPVTKVTNHPSNKVKTDPQKAVDQPRQLFWEKKLSGLNAYDVAEELVKTMELPKGLQGVGPGCTDKTLLSAIASALHTSAAPITGQLSAAVEKNPGVWLNTSQPLCKAFIVTDEDIRKQEELVYSVRKRLEEALMADMLAHVEEAGSDGESPKEEGSAGEETEAV; encoded by the exons atggagaagaaaag TCCCTCCGGGAAGAAGTTCCGGAGTAAACCTCAACTGGCCCGTTACCTTGGTAACCAGATGGACCTCAGCTCGTTTGACTTCCGCACAGGGAAGATGCTAATGAGCAAGCTCAACAAGAACCGCCAGAGACTACGCTATGACAACAACAGCCAGAATAAG GGCAAGCCTGACTTGAACACGTCGCTCCCAGTCCGACAGacggcgtccatctttaagcaGCCGGTTACCAAGGTTACCAATCACCCTAGCAACAAAGTCAAAACAGACCCGCAGAAGGCTGTTGACCAGCCCAGACAG CTGTTCTGGGAGAAGAAGCTGAGCGGGCTGAATGCATACGACGTAGCGGAGGAGCTGGTTAAGACCATGGAGCTGCCTAAGGGCCTACAAG GGGTGGGTCCCGGCTGCACCGACAAGACCCTCCTGTCCGCCATCGCCAGCGCGCTGCACACCAGCGCGGCACCCATCACGGGCCAGCTGTCTGCGGCCGTGGAGAAGAACCCCGGGGTGTGGCTCAACACCTCCCAGCCCCTCTGCAAGGCCTTCATCGTCACGGACGAGGACATCAG gaaACAGGAGGAGCTGGTGTACAGCGTAAGGAAGCGGCTGGAGGAGGCGCTCATGGCCGACATGCTGGCCCACGTCGAGGAGGCGGGCAGCGACGGGGAGTCCCCCAAGGAGGAGGGCAGTGCcggggaggagacggaggccgTATAG
- the mbd3b gene encoding methyl-CpG-binding domain protein 3b isoform X6, with protein MDLSSFDFRTGKMLMSKLNKNRQRLRYDNNSQNKGKPDLNTSLPVRQTASIFKQPVTKVTNHPSNKVKTDPQKAVDQPRQLFWEKKLSGLNAYDVAEELVKTMELPKGLQGVGPGCTDKTLLSAIASALHTSAAPITGQLSAAVEKNPGVWLNTSQPLCKAFIVTDEDIRKQEELVYSVRKRLEEALMADMLAHVEEAGSDGESPKEEGSAGEETEAV; from the exons ATGGACCTCAGCTCGTTTGACTTCCGCACAGGGAAGATGCTAATGAGCAAGCTCAACAAGAACCGCCAGAGACTACGCTATGACAACAACAGCCAGAATAAG GGCAAGCCTGACTTGAACACGTCGCTCCCAGTCCGACAGacggcgtccatctttaagcaGCCGGTTACCAAGGTTACCAATCACCCTAGCAACAAAGTCAAAACAGACCCGCAGAAGGCTGTTGACCAGCCCAGACAG CTGTTCTGGGAGAAGAAGCTGAGCGGGCTGAATGCATACGACGTAGCGGAGGAGCTGGTTAAGACCATGGAGCTGCCTAAGGGCCTACAAG GGGTGGGTCCCGGCTGCACCGACAAGACCCTCCTGTCCGCCATCGCCAGCGCGCTGCACACCAGCGCGGCACCCATCACGGGCCAGCTGTCTGCGGCCGTGGAGAAGAACCCCGGGGTGTGGCTCAACACCTCCCAGCCCCTCTGCAAGGCCTTCATCGTCACGGACGAGGACATCAG gaaACAGGAGGAGCTGGTGTACAGCGTAAGGAAGCGGCTGGAGGAGGCGCTCATGGCCGACATGCTGGCCCACGTCGAGGAGGCGGGCAGCGACGGGGAGTCCCCCAAGGAGGAGGGCAGTGCcggggaggagacggaggccgTATAG
- the uqcr11 gene encoding cytochrome b-c1 complex subunit 10 has translation MVQKILNAIVGAKYISILRTWVPNAIGWGTVGGIGVIHFTDWRLILDYVPYINGKFVKKD, from the exons ATGGTGCAGAAAATACTAAATGCCATCGTTGGTGCCAAATATATCTCCATTCTGCGGACGTG GGTACCCAACGCGATAGGCTGGGGAACCGTCGGTGGAATCGGGGTGATCCACTTCACCGACTGGCGGCTCATCCTCGACTACGTCCCCTACATCAATGGGAAGTTTGTCAAGAAAGATTAA